The Candidatus Hydrogenedentota bacterium genome segment AACGCAAGCCTCGCAAACCCTCTGGATTCCCGCCTTCGCGGGAATGACGAACGCATCCAGTGCAAGGAAGGCATCTCGCATCGGCGAATGCCTTACTTCAGACGGCTAAAGTATTACAAAATATGCGTATCATAGCACGCGGGCCGGGCGCGCCGCACTGCCACCATTTCGATTTGTTGCCGAATACAATGAAATAACCTTGTAACGATGAAGGAGAGCCATCGCCATGAAAGACCTTGCCGTACGCCTGTTTCAGCCGCTTCCGCAATCGCTTGCGCCGTCGGTTGGCTTGTTGCTCATGCGCCTGATCGCGGGATTTGGCTTTATCCTGCATGGCTGGGGCAAGATCCAGAACCCGTTTGGCTGGATGGGGGAAGATGCCGCCGTGCCCGGCATTTTTCAGGCGCTGGCGGCGCTGTCGGAGTTTGGCGGGGGCATTGCCTGGATGATCGGGCTCGTGACGCCCCTGGCGAGCTTCGGACTCTTCTGCACGATGGTCGTCGCGACGCTGATGCACGCCGTGGTGAACGGGGACCCGTTTGTGAATCCGGGCGGCCCCTCCTACGAGCTCGCGCTGCTGTACTGGGGCATCGCGGTGGTCTTCCTGACGGCGGGGCCGGGCCGGTTCTCGCTGGACGCGAAGCTGTTTGGCGAGCGGCGGGCGAACTGAGGATCAGACGACAGGCTTGAACATCGGGCCGAGGGCTTTGCAG includes the following:
- a CDS encoding DoxX family protein, whose product is MKDLAVRLFQPLPQSLAPSVGLLLMRLIAGFGFILHGWGKIQNPFGWMGEDAAVPGIFQALAALSEFGGGIAWMIGLVTPLASFGLFCTMVVATLMHAVVNGDPFVNPGGPSYELALLYWGIAVVFLTAGPGRFSLDAKLFGERRAN